A region from the Francisella orientalis FNO12 genome encodes:
- the der gene encoding ribosome biogenesis GTPase Der — protein MSFLVAIVGRANVGKSTLFNVLTNSRDALVFDFEGVTRDRQYGQAKYDDLDYLVVDTGGISDHDAGFDEFMAKQSQMAIDEANLVFFVVDGRSGLTSGDEYVANLLRQKDKRVVVVVNKVDGVEEESAMAEFYELGFERVFAISAAHRRNTQKLLDKFLKKPLNGFYQDYTQTQEHKEQLRHGIHFSLIGRPNVGKSTLTNRMLGEDRVVVFDMPGTTIDSVSIPFERHEHKYTIVDTAGVRKRGKVKQTLEKFSVIKTLQAIQDSNVVVAVVDAREGISDQDLSLIHFAIKNGRALVLAINKWDGMTEEDRNQVKQDLKRKLFFLENYVDIHFISALHGTNVGHVFESIDTAYACANKKVTTADATRLMQLAVEAHSPPMVGKFRIKLKYAHVGGHNPPVIVIHGNQVNRLPNSYKRYLENFFREALDFRGTPIVFEFKQSENPFADRKNKRTKDEGSKSKKTK, from the coding sequence ATGTCTTTTTTAGTTGCAATAGTTGGTAGAGCCAATGTTGGCAAGTCTACACTTTTTAATGTTTTAACAAACTCTCGTGATGCATTGGTTTTTGATTTTGAGGGAGTAACTCGTGATCGTCAATATGGTCAAGCTAAGTATGATGACTTGGATTATTTGGTAGTTGATACCGGTGGTATATCAGATCATGATGCTGGCTTTGATGAATTTATGGCAAAACAGTCACAGATGGCTATAGATGAAGCAAATCTAGTTTTCTTTGTCGTTGATGGTAGGTCAGGTTTGACATCTGGAGATGAGTACGTTGCCAATCTTTTGCGTCAAAAAGACAAAAGAGTTGTTGTCGTTGTAAACAAAGTTGACGGTGTTGAAGAAGAATCAGCAATGGCAGAATTTTATGAGCTAGGCTTTGAGAGGGTTTTTGCAATATCAGCAGCTCACAGAAGAAATACTCAAAAGTTACTTGATAAGTTTCTTAAAAAGCCTTTGAATGGATTTTATCAAGATTATACTCAAACACAAGAACATAAAGAACAACTTCGTCACGGTATACATTTCTCACTTATTGGACGTCCTAATGTGGGTAAATCTACTCTTACAAATAGGATGCTTGGAGAAGATAGGGTTGTGGTTTTTGATATGCCTGGTACTACTATTGACAGTGTTAGCATTCCATTTGAGCGCCATGAACATAAATATACTATCGTAGATACAGCAGGTGTACGTAAAAGAGGTAAGGTCAAGCAAACTCTAGAGAAATTCTCAGTGATTAAAACTCTACAGGCTATACAAGACTCAAATGTTGTAGTTGCAGTAGTAGATGCTAGAGAAGGAATTTCAGATCAGGATTTGAGTTTGATACATTTTGCTATCAAGAATGGTAGAGCGCTTGTGTTAGCTATAAATAAATGGGATGGCATGACTGAGGAAGATCGTAATCAAGTCAAACAGGATTTGAAGCGAAAATTATTTTTCTTAGAGAACTATGTTGATATTCACTTTATTTCAGCATTGCACGGTACAAATGTTGGTCATGTATTTGAGTCTATAGATACTGCATATGCTTGTGCGAATAAGAAAGTAACTACAGCAGATGCAACTCGTCTGATGCAACTTGCAGTAGAGGCGCATTCACCACCAATGGTTGGCAAATTTAGAATCAAACTGAAGTACGCTCATGTGGGTGGGCATAATCCTCCAGTTATTGTTATACATGGTAATCAAGTTAATAGGTTGCCTAACTCTTATAAGAGATATTTAGAAAATTTCTTTAGAGAGGCTTTAGATTTTCGTGGTACTCCTATAGTATTTGAATTTAAGCAGTCAGAAAATCCTTTTGCAGATAGAAAAAATAAGAGAACAAAAGATGAAGGCAGTAAGAGTAAAAAAACTAAATAA
- a CDS encoding UDP-N-acetylglucosamine 1-carboxyvinyltransferase — MKAVRVKKLNKIADEVTINISGAKNALLHLIFAALIPDTKTKFSNVPTTLLDYKGAKEILENVGANVVEKGESVTIDTSSISNEPLELCGEMTSKTRCSLMLLGSMLKKKGRVRIGFPGGCSFSEKRPFDIHLNGLEALGAEVKLADDYIDVIYKEEKDAEFKMPFPSVGATMNLVMYAVIGSSEVVLENVALEPEVVTLIDYLNQSGANIYFDTDSRKIRVIGISRLSGCKFEIIFDRIQAMTYAAMAYLYKTNVTITNINTPDTYSIEKPLEKLISIGAKWEYNQSSRSIKFFGKDSSIKGDDIIAAPFPHFPTDLQPIYAVMLFMANSSSTIQDTVYPERINYVYQIRKMGFNISIDNNLIKINPINDLRNIRSAVMSVKDLRAGMACLMAGSLLNEFSTINNAHQIFRGYNNLIENMSHFMHIEILDDNI, encoded by the coding sequence ATGAAGGCAGTAAGAGTAAAAAAACTAAATAAAATTGCTGATGAAGTAACGATTAATATTAGTGGTGCAAAAAATGCTCTTCTGCATTTGATCTTTGCAGCTTTGATTCCTGATACTAAAACCAAATTCTCTAATGTACCCACAACTCTTTTGGACTATAAAGGAGCTAAAGAAATATTAGAAAATGTTGGCGCAAATGTTGTTGAGAAAGGCGAGAGTGTAACTATTGATACTAGTTCTATCTCAAATGAGCCTTTAGAGCTTTGTGGTGAGATGACATCTAAAACTAGATGTTCATTAATGTTGTTAGGCTCTATGCTGAAGAAAAAAGGCCGTGTAAGGATTGGTTTCCCTGGGGGGTGTAGCTTTAGTGAGAAGCGACCGTTTGATATACATCTTAATGGATTAGAGGCTCTAGGAGCCGAGGTTAAATTAGCTGATGATTATATAGATGTTATCTATAAAGAAGAAAAAGATGCTGAGTTTAAGATGCCTTTTCCTTCTGTCGGAGCAACTATGAACTTAGTTATGTATGCTGTCATAGGTAGTTCAGAAGTTGTACTTGAGAATGTTGCATTAGAGCCAGAAGTTGTTACTTTAATTGATTATCTAAATCAGAGTGGTGCTAATATTTATTTTGATACTGATAGTAGAAAAATTAGAGTTATAGGTATATCGAGATTATCAGGGTGTAAATTTGAGATAATCTTTGATCGAATCCAAGCTATGACTTATGCTGCTATGGCATATCTGTACAAAACAAATGTTACAATCACCAATATCAATACTCCTGATACTTATAGTATAGAAAAACCTCTTGAGAAGCTTATTAGTATAGGAGCTAAGTGGGAGTATAATCAGTCTAGTCGTAGTATTAAGTTTTTTGGTAAAGATAGTTCTATAAAAGGTGATGATATAATCGCAGCTCCTTTTCCGCACTTTCCTACCGATTTACAGCCAATATATGCAGTTATGCTATTTATGGCAAATAGTTCAAGTACTATTCAGGATACTGTATATCCTGAGCGAATTAATTATGTGTATCAAATTCGTAAGATGGGTTTTAATATTTCAATAGACAATAATCTAATAAAGATTAATCCTATTAATGATTTGAGAAATATACGTTCTGCTGTAATGAGTGTCAAAGACTTGCGTGCGGGCATGGCTTGTTTGATGGCAGGTTCGTTGTTGAATGAGTTTTCAACTATTAATAATGCTCATCAAATTTTTAGAGGGTATAATAACCTTATAGAAAATATGTCTCATTTTATGCATATTGAGATTTTAGATGATAATATTTAG
- the murB gene encoding UDP-N-acetylmuramate dehydrogenase: MSEYISLERYNTYRIKSYAKHVYFPSSEQELLQIIDKHDQVFFLGNGSNIILSKEYYDDVAFVVFCKNFNSCTITGNCLDVQAGALLQDLALATYQAGLSGIETFYDVPASVGGALIMNAGAYGDEIYTYVKSVTVLDLETKQIKKYLKEDIEYGYRYSMFKYLKNICILSAEFEFEPKSKQDIKAKLDDIYSRRLLNLPQKPTAGSVFKRPQANVPVGVMVEELGLKGKKIGGAQISPKHGGIIVNNDHATGLDILQLIEFIKQQILEHYNIELHEEQIVI; the protein is encoded by the coding sequence ATGTCAGAGTATATATCTTTAGAGCGGTATAATACATATCGTATTAAATCTTATGCTAAGCATGTTTATTTTCCAAGTAGTGAACAAGAATTATTGCAAATAATAGACAAGCATGATCAAGTATTTTTTCTTGGTAATGGCAGTAATATTATTTTATCAAAAGAGTATTATGATGATGTTGCATTTGTGGTTTTTTGTAAGAATTTTAACTCTTGCACTATTACGGGTAATTGTCTTGATGTACAGGCAGGTGCTTTGTTACAAGATCTTGCATTAGCAACTTATCAAGCAGGTTTAAGTGGTATAGAAACTTTTTATGATGTTCCAGCTAGCGTGGGTGGGGCACTGATTATGAATGCAGGCGCTTATGGTGATGAGATATATACTTATGTTAAAAGTGTTACAGTTTTGGATCTTGAAACTAAACAAATAAAAAAATATCTCAAAGAAGATATAGAGTATGGTTATAGGTACTCTATGTTTAAGTATCTCAAAAATATTTGTATATTATCGGCAGAGTTTGAGTTTGAACCGAAGTCTAAGCAAGATATTAAGGCAAAACTTGATGATATTTATTCACGTAGATTATTAAATTTACCTCAAAAACCAACTGCTGGTAGTGTGTTTAAAAGACCTCAGGCAAATGTACCGGTAGGTGTTATGGTCGAAGAACTAGGACTGAAAGGTAAGAAAATTGGTGGTGCGCAGATATCTCCTAAACATGGTGGAATTATAGTTAATAACGATCATGCAACAGGTCTGGATATATTGCAGCTTATAGAATTTATAAAACAGCAGATTTTAGAACATTATAATATCGAATTGCACGAGGAACAAATCGTTATTTAG
- a CDS encoding biotin synthase, with amino-acid sequence MFNYNLFLNRISNRKLYRQSFIKNEIAHRLLKRLDFIKLNPSDILITGYRDDDYLNSLQSRFPNARIHKNQDKIQSFDIIISNSIIHLTDNLAQELDDYYELLNDDGILLFSTFGNKSFTTMKKAFATISKSKHTNDMIDLLTWGNTLQTSRYKTPAIESDLITFTYENTNTVFEDIRHLNEPLADTNMHTCLTGKNMWNTFINKFKQNLQLEIEALYGYAVRKSENNNTALRANPNRISLDELKKQITEFKKN; translated from the coding sequence ATGTTTAATTATAATCTCTTCTTAAATAGAATATCCAACAGAAAGTTATATCGACAATCTTTTATTAAAAATGAGATAGCTCATAGACTACTCAAAAGACTTGACTTCATAAAGCTTAATCCATCAGATATCTTGATAACTGGGTATCGTGATGATGATTATTTAAACAGTTTACAAAGTCGCTTTCCTAATGCAAGAATACATAAAAACCAAGATAAGATCCAATCTTTCGATATAATTATATCAAATAGTATTATCCATCTAACCGATAATTTAGCTCAAGAATTAGATGACTACTATGAGCTACTAAATGATGATGGTATCCTGTTATTTTCGACCTTTGGTAATAAATCTTTTACTACCATGAAAAAAGCTTTTGCAACTATTAGTAAGTCAAAGCATACAAATGATATGATAGATCTTCTAACATGGGGTAATACCTTACAAACTAGCAGATACAAAACCCCTGCTATCGAATCAGATCTTATTACATTTACTTATGAGAACACTAATACTGTCTTTGAAGATATTAGACATCTCAATGAGCCTCTAGCAGATACAAATATGCATACTTGTTTGACTGGTAAAAATATGTGGAATACTTTTATTAATAAATTTAAGCAAAACCTACAATTAGAAATAGAAGCTCTATATGGTTATGCAGTTCGAAAGAGTGAAAATAATAATACTGCTCTACGCGCAAATCCTAACAGGATAAGTCTTGACGAGCTCAAAAAGCAAATAACTGAATTTAAGAAAAACTAA
- a CDS encoding histidine triad nucleotide-binding protein: protein MSDCIFCKIVTGEIPSKKVYEDENVFAFHDINPAADIHVLVIPKKHIASLNELTEQDEELMGKFMLSIPKVAKLLGLKGFKSVFNTGKEGGQMVFHIHVHILGGKIKLKLPE from the coding sequence ATGTCTGATTGTATTTTTTGTAAGATAGTTACTGGCGAGATTCCATCAAAGAAAGTTTATGAAGATGAAAATGTTTTTGCTTTTCACGATATCAATCCAGCTGCTGACATTCATGTTTTAGTTATTCCAAAAAAACATATAGCTAGCCTAAATGAGCTAACAGAGCAAGACGAAGAGCTTATGGGTAAATTTATGTTAAGCATTCCTAAGGTTGCTAAGCTTCTAGGTTTGAAAGGATTTAAAAGCGTTTTTAATACAGGTAAAGAAGGTGGCCAAATGGTTTTTCATATTCATGTTCATATTCTAGGTGGTAAAATCAAACTCAAACTTCCTGAGTAG
- the ubiB gene encoding ubiquinone biosynthesis regulatory protein kinase UbiB produces MIRKFLRLIYIFYIINRYYLLNEPIRATKIKSLRLILLINPFYYSPRIRKLEHGVRIREALEKLGPIFIKFGQALSVRADLLPPDVIKEVSKLQDNVPPFDNNIASQQIEKAAKKPIDEIFKSFESAPLASASVAQVHGAVLQNDEKVVVKVLRPGIEKILKLDTSLMLFFATLLSKLKEIKRFKPIEIVKEINQSFFDELDLVREASNASQIRRNFEGSTIHYVPKIYWEYTSSTVMVMERVSGVKVSDIETLDALGVDRRLLAQRGVEIFYSQVFDNCFFHADMHPGNMFIDVTNPADPKYISIDFGIVGTLNRDDQRYLAGNFLAFFKRDYRKVAELHIESGWVPSDTREDVLESAIRTVCEPIFEKPMKEISLGYTLMQLFAVARRFNMNIQPQLTLLQKTLFHVEGLGQKLCPELNIWETSRPILEKWMKEQMGLRGFYHRSLENMPRVSDKLPELPRMVFDILQHTQMNLKTSSPSQVSETKEPKKRHRFALGASIVLIATGAIASVTKDTNSLTKLKSLITTHSTIILIAGVVCLTYYIFKKEK; encoded by the coding sequence ATGATTAGAAAATTTCTAAGACTTATATATATTTTTTATATTATAAATAGATACTACCTTCTCAATGAACCAATCCGAGCAACTAAGATAAAAAGTCTTAGGCTTATACTTTTAATAAATCCATTTTACTATTCTCCTAGAATACGCAAACTAGAGCATGGCGTTAGGATTAGAGAGGCACTAGAGAAGCTTGGACCTATATTTATTAAGTTTGGACAAGCGTTATCTGTACGTGCAGATCTCCTTCCTCCTGACGTTATAAAAGAAGTCTCTAAGCTTCAAGATAACGTGCCACCTTTTGATAATAATATTGCATCTCAACAGATTGAAAAGGCCGCAAAAAAGCCTATAGATGAAATATTTAAAAGCTTTGAAAGTGCTCCGCTGGCTTCTGCTTCGGTTGCTCAAGTTCATGGTGCAGTACTTCAAAATGATGAAAAAGTCGTAGTTAAAGTATTACGACCAGGTATAGAAAAAATCCTAAAACTTGATACTTCTTTGATGCTTTTCTTTGCAACACTACTTAGCAAACTAAAAGAAATTAAGCGTTTCAAGCCTATTGAAATTGTCAAAGAAATTAATCAAAGTTTCTTTGATGAGCTTGATCTAGTGCGCGAAGCATCTAATGCATCTCAAATACGCAGAAACTTTGAGGGCTCAACTATCCATTATGTACCTAAAATATACTGGGAATATACTAGCTCTACAGTTATGGTTATGGAACGTGTCAGTGGTGTGAAAGTATCTGATATCGAAACCCTCGATGCTTTAGGAGTAGACCGTCGCCTGTTAGCACAGCGTGGAGTAGAAATATTCTACTCTCAAGTATTTGATAACTGCTTCTTCCATGCAGATATGCACCCTGGAAATATGTTTATAGATGTCACAAATCCAGCAGATCCAAAATACATATCTATCGACTTTGGTATTGTTGGCACACTTAATCGCGATGACCAGCGTTATTTAGCAGGTAATTTTTTGGCTTTTTTTAAACGTGATTATCGTAAAGTAGCCGAACTACACATAGAGTCAGGTTGGGTCCCCAGTGATACGCGTGAAGATGTACTAGAGTCTGCTATTAGAACAGTTTGTGAACCGATTTTTGAAAAACCTATGAAAGAGATTTCACTAGGCTATACTTTGATGCAGCTATTTGCTGTCGCTCGTCGTTTTAATATGAATATACAACCTCAACTTACATTATTACAGAAAACTCTATTTCATGTTGAAGGCCTTGGACAAAAACTATGCCCAGAACTTAACATATGGGAAACATCTCGTCCAATATTAGAGAAATGGATGAAAGAACAAATGGGTTTGAGAGGTTTTTACCATCGTTCGCTAGAAAATATGCCTAGAGTTAGTGATAAGCTACCAGAGCTACCACGTATGGTATTTGATATATTACAACATACACAGATGAATTTAAAAACATCATCACCTAGCCAGGTTAGTGAAACTAAAGAGCCAAAGAAAAGGCACCGATTTGCATTGGGTGCAAGTATTGTGTTAATAGCTACAGGAGCTATAGCAAGTGTAACTAAAGATACTAACTCTCTGACTAAATTAAAGAGTTTAATTACTACTCACAGTACAATCATATTGATAGCAGGTGTTGTTTGTTTAACTTATTATATTTTCAAAAAGGAGAAATAG
- a CDS encoding ubiquinone biosynthesis accessory factor UbiJ has translation MIQIIDRALILLSKLDPQMSSLLLPLNNKTLRVEIIDIDFAVTLKVEKSKIHVTDEHSKNVLKGKLAYILELIFNKNLQELIIANKLDYQGSLKDLNEFNKFISAIDIDLVYKISEIASPEFSAIIAKPFTKAKEYLKTSRQETIVYIKDFLTEEKRTLISQNEINIFYRQVQELKQTTDRIEAKLNLLQGLYND, from the coding sequence ATGATTCAAATAATAGATAGAGCCCTAATATTATTATCTAAACTTGACCCACAAATGAGTAGCTTGCTACTACCCCTTAATAATAAAACATTAAGGGTAGAGATTATTGACATTGATTTTGCGGTTACATTAAAAGTTGAGAAATCAAAAATCCATGTAACTGATGAGCATTCTAAAAATGTGCTAAAAGGTAAACTTGCTTATATTCTTGAATTAATATTTAATAAAAATCTCCAAGAACTTATAATTGCTAACAAGCTTGATTATCAAGGTAGTCTTAAAGACCTAAATGAGTTTAATAAGTTCATAAGCGCTATTGATATTGATTTAGTTTATAAGATATCTGAGATTGCTAGCCCAGAATTTTCAGCAATAATAGCCAAACCTTTTACTAAAGCGAAAGAATACCTTAAAACATCACGTCAAGAAACTATAGTTTATATTAAAGATTTTTTAACTGAAGAAAAAAGAACATTAATATCACAAAATGAGATAAATATTTTTTATCGTCAAGTTCAAGAGCTAAAACAAACTACTGACAGAATAGAAGCCAAACTAAACTTATTACAAGGCTTATACAATGATTAG
- the ubiE gene encoding bifunctional demethylmenaquinone methyltransferase/2-methoxy-6-polyprenyl-1,4-benzoquinol methylase UbiE: MSKENKTTDFGFTEVPWEEKQKKVARVFHSVADKYDLMNDLMSFGIHRIWKKQTIAKTGARKGDKVLDLAGGTGDLAYKFCQMVGSQGKVVLSDINSSMLEVGKEKLTNKGCVGNIEYVQANAECLPFPDNYFDCITISFGLRNVTNKTKALASMCRVLKPGGRLLVLEFSKPIVPMLSKVYDEYSFKALPFLGKIITQDAESYKYLAESIRKHPDQETLKQMMYDAGFDNVEYQNITGGIVALHIGYKY, translated from the coding sequence ATGTCTAAAGAGAATAAAACAACAGATTTCGGTTTTACAGAAGTACCTTGGGAAGAAAAACAAAAAAAAGTTGCCAGAGTTTTCCACTCTGTAGCAGATAAATATGACTTAATGAATGATTTAATGTCTTTTGGTATTCACCGTATCTGGAAAAAACAAACTATCGCAAAGACTGGGGCGCGCAAAGGAGATAAAGTCCTTGACTTAGCAGGTGGAACTGGTGATTTAGCATATAAATTCTGTCAAATGGTAGGTTCACAGGGTAAAGTAGTTTTAAGTGATATCAACTCATCAATGTTAGAAGTAGGTAAAGAGAAACTTACTAATAAGGGGTGTGTAGGTAATATCGAATATGTTCAGGCTAATGCTGAATGTCTTCCATTCCCTGATAATTATTTTGACTGTATAACAATATCTTTTGGTTTGAGAAACGTAACTAACAAAACTAAAGCTCTAGCATCAATGTGTAGAGTACTAAAACCAGGAGGAAGATTACTCGTACTAGAATTCTCAAAACCTATAGTACCTATGCTATCTAAGGTTTATGATGAATATTCTTTCAAAGCTTTGCCTTTTTTAGGCAAAATCATCACTCAAGATGCTGAAAGTTATAAATATCTGGCTGAATCAATCCGCAAACATCCAGATCAAGAAACGCTAAAACAAATGATGTATGATGCTGGATTTGATAATGTTGAATATCAAAATATAACTGGTGGAATCGTAGCGTTACATATTGGATATAAATACTAA
- the glk gene encoding glucokinase: MYILSGDIGGTNTRLEVSLLEDGLTQSIAIRKYKGANFNCLSDIIDKFLLEVDLVGQIDSVCLAVAGFVANGEVQVTNLPWLVSEQYISEGLGIDKSKVKVINDFEAIGYGIESLDREKDLITLQDGKKDDKTLCAVVGAGTGLGMCLVSYDKDHNPRVYKTEGGHVDFSPVDDEQIQLFRFMRRTFHRISPERFCSGYGIFNIYKYVVRNPLYDQLECQSLRRELFSVSDSDKAAVIVKYAIEHREPSALRTIDIFLSIYGSVAGNLALSSLPFRGLYIAGGIAPRLIKQIKESKFLEKFRDKGRMSSMMKDFPVHIIMNTDVGLIGARTYAAGLVKVE, from the coding sequence ATGTATATATTATCTGGAGATATCGGTGGAACTAATACTAGGTTAGAGGTTTCTCTTCTAGAAGATGGTTTAACACAGAGCATTGCTATTAGAAAATATAAAGGAGCGAACTTTAATTGTTTGTCTGATATTATTGATAAGTTTTTACTAGAAGTTGATCTAGTGGGGCAGATTGATTCTGTGTGTCTTGCTGTTGCTGGATTTGTCGCAAATGGAGAAGTTCAAGTAACAAATTTGCCATGGTTAGTCTCAGAGCAGTATATCTCAGAAGGTCTTGGGATAGATAAAAGTAAAGTCAAAGTTATAAATGACTTTGAAGCTATAGGTTATGGTATAGAATCTTTAGATAGAGAAAAAGATCTCATTACCCTTCAAGACGGTAAAAAAGATGATAAAACATTATGTGCTGTGGTCGGTGCTGGTACAGGCCTAGGTATGTGTCTAGTTAGTTATGATAAAGATCATAATCCTAGAGTGTACAAAACAGAAGGTGGTCATGTTGACTTTTCACCAGTTGATGATGAGCAAATTCAACTCTTTAGATTTATGCGTAGAACTTTTCATCGTATATCACCAGAGAGATTTTGCAGTGGCTATGGCATTTTCAATATATATAAGTATGTTGTACGTAATCCTTTATATGATCAGCTAGAGTGTCAATCACTACGAAGAGAATTATTTAGCGTATCAGATTCTGATAAAGCAGCAGTTATTGTTAAGTATGCCATAGAGCATAGAGAACCCTCTGCGTTGAGAACTATAGATATATTTTTAAGTATATATGGATCAGTGGCAGGTAATTTAGCATTATCAAGTTTACCTTTTAGAGGGTTGTACATTGCGGGAGGTATTGCACCTAGACTTATTAAACAAATCAAAGAAAGTAAGTTTTTAGAGAAGTTTAGAGATAAAGGTAGAATGTCTAGTATGATGAAAGATTTCCCTGTTCATATAATTATGAATACGGATGTCGGTCTAATTGGTGCGCGTACCTATGCGGCGGGATTAGTTAAAGTAGAGTAA
- a CDS encoding septation protein A translates to MNKMINDLLPAIVFFTVYKIYNIFYATAALIIVTVAQVIWEYIAHRKIAKAQILIAVLVVVFGGATLYFHNEEFIKWKVSIINWLIGIGLIISTYTMKETPMQKILKEAVELKRHKWREINNMWGAYFTVLGTLNLFVAYFFSTNIWMNFKLFGLLGITFIFLIIQSIYLSKHIKR, encoded by the coding sequence ATGAATAAAATGATTAATGATTTGCTACCAGCAATCGTATTTTTTACAGTTTATAAGATCTATAATATTTTTTATGCTACTGCTGCACTGATTATAGTTACAGTTGCTCAAGTAATTTGGGAGTATATTGCTCATAGAAAAATTGCTAAAGCACAAATTTTAATAGCTGTACTTGTTGTAGTATTTGGTGGAGCAACTTTATACTTCCATAATGAAGAATTTATCAAATGGAAAGTTAGTATAATCAACTGGCTAATAGGAATTGGCTTGATAATATCAACATACACCATGAAAGAAACTCCAATGCAAAAAATTCTCAAAGAAGCTGTAGAGTTAAAAAGACATAAATGGAGAGAAATTAATAATATGTGGGGTGCTTATTTTACAGTATTGGGGACTCTTAACTTATTTGTTGCTTACTTTTTTTCAACTAATATATGGATGAACTTTAAACTTTTTGGTCTTCTTGGTATAACCTTTATTTTCTTAATAATTCAATCTATTTATTTATCAAAACATATCAAAAGATAA
- a CDS encoding L-threonylcarbamoyladenylate synthase, which yields MKKLIELYSYGNNVAELKEIANILDNDGVLAVPTDSGYALACRMKSKKAIDKIIKIRELDGKHNFTLSCKDLSEISEYAKVDNSAYRILKRYTPGPFTFILNATKKVSSLLVTKSKNTVGIRVSEHYALQAISAEIGEPLVIGSFILPGQDHVITDCSVIDDEVMNYIDVVIESDYCGYESTTVVEMLELPYQILRQGAGEIDL from the coding sequence ATGAAGAAATTAATTGAACTATATAGTTATGGTAATAATGTTGCTGAATTAAAAGAGATAGCTAATATTTTGGATAATGATGGTGTTCTTGCTGTACCAACTGATTCAGGATATGCTTTAGCTTGTAGGATGAAATCAAAAAAGGCTATAGATAAGATCATCAAAATACGTGAATTAGACGGAAAACATAATTTTACTTTATCTTGTAAGGATTTATCGGAAATATCTGAATATGCAAAAGTTGATAATAGCGCTTATCGAATTCTAAAAAGATATACACCGGGACCTTTTACTTTTATTTTAAATGCAACAAAAAAGGTATCATCATTATTGGTTACTAAATCTAAAAATACAGTCGGTATAAGGGTAAGTGAGCATTATGCTCTTCAGGCAATATCAGCAGAAATTGGTGAGCCATTAGTGATTGGGAGCTTTATTTTACCTGGGCAAGATCATGTTATTACCGATTGCTCAGTTATTGATGATGAAGTTATGAATTATATAGATGTGGTTATAGAGTCGGATTATTGTGGTTATGAGTCAACTACAGTTGTGGAAATGCTTGAGTTGCCATATCAGATTTTAAGACAAGGTGCTGGAGAAATAGATCTCTAA